The following coding sequences lie in one Mycobacterium sp. DL440 genomic window:
- a CDS encoding class I SAM-dependent methyltransferase, which produces MTSKNELPLAQRSDADLPGHWLLARLGKRVLRPGGLELTTRLLAEARITDADVVELGPGLGRTATDIAARRPRSYVGVDDSSTTSTPLQKVVADTGGRLVAADAAATGLDAGSADVVVGEAMLTMQGEKAKQAIVDEAFRVLRPGGRYAIHELGLMPDDLADEIKDDIRREMARAIKVNARPLTVAEWTELLTGAGFEVVSVNRAPMALLQPRRVIADEGVLGALRIVGNVLTHPAARKRVLHMRKTFNRYSEHLTAVAIVAAVPAAESK; this is translated from the coding sequence ATGACCAGCAAGAACGAACTGCCGTTGGCGCAGCGGTCCGACGCCGATCTGCCCGGGCACTGGCTGCTGGCCCGGCTCGGCAAGCGGGTGCTCCGGCCGGGCGGACTCGAGCTGACCACCCGCCTGCTCGCCGAGGCGCGGATCACCGACGCCGACGTCGTCGAACTCGGGCCTGGGCTGGGCCGGACGGCCACCGACATCGCCGCGCGCCGGCCCCGCTCGTACGTCGGCGTCGACGACAGCTCGACGACCTCGACCCCGCTGCAGAAAGTGGTGGCCGACACCGGCGGTCGGCTGGTCGCTGCCGACGCCGCCGCCACCGGCCTCGACGCCGGCTCGGCCGACGTCGTCGTCGGCGAGGCCATGCTGACCATGCAGGGCGAGAAGGCCAAGCAGGCCATCGTCGACGAGGCCTTCCGGGTACTGCGGCCCGGTGGGCGCTACGCCATCCACGAACTGGGGCTGATGCCCGACGATCTGGCCGACGAGATCAAGGACGACATCCGCCGCGAGATGGCCCGCGCCATCAAGGTCAACGCCCGGCCACTGACCGTGGCCGAATGGACCGAGCTGCTGACCGGCGCGGGATTCGAGGTGGTCAGCGTCAATCGTGCCCCGATGGCACTGCTGCAACCGCGCCGGGTCATCGCCGACGAGGGCGTGCTCGGAGCACTGCGGATCGTCGGCAACGTGCTGACACATCCGGCTGCACGTAAGCGAGTCCTACACATGCGCAAG